The Methylacidimicrobium sp. B4 genome contains a region encoding:
- a CDS encoding cytochrome c3 family protein: MCPQNVRVPGCLVLPLLWLTFVLPASADVASYDPNPPFRLDQLKPVEVRDEISHLTLKAYQPKNPYNILINYELGMHCVGFDISYCCVIPPYNSFQAQAVESGRNGKRPKLLSPADQVKLYYFLRDNSYSEGNKMKYWSVLKDVNGNGTMSDPGDNMANYVWEHVFIYKDLEGTLPPDWSIQKRIHIGKDLEIPIDAGPSGKPLAGGYLDYAGDQGGDIVFTDSLIPDVKNVRLTLTAANVWDALGLPLTAFYDSTRKGTIRSVTNADFQPYQYSTVQLRDQEGKPILADGKPVQFFGTNPVDIPNCVLCHSSDGRGAKLSKQAGMTLFEKEYDYWKRNYPDESEYMARLSSSSINLLEIHDKMFQTQFLKEYNPNASSNRLGSVGSVNCADCHGDNVSGNLQEPRPGATGYPTTKAKPLAPSIHAAHAAFLADMNDKAGRTVSCQACHPTHWQNPKKNDFDTNPFQITDSYGNNKFAESDQRIAGGGCYLRRDAHTNPHVQPPFFLNSLGKWYLENVSLRDENDKPLRQMRGLTCTNCHNQLSIELYARDDLDDVVSQKGTTLRNKSVEEIRNEVARGEVERFLEMADPRVRNGNNPVYAYYADHKGATLVKASKDKEGHLKLLPWNASEGEPVSYDSASGGSDWWLSASEPKCATCHAAPFVESEGGKYFPIDQPHKYALYRYSKAHGSLSCQSCHESIHGLYPVRFEGDENTVDLTTRQAALQYSPDGRYAGPVSCAACHTVNQKGVPTLLAGTDYADDYWASVVLLHYMREGDEKLPVQELLRKYPYRGSRNVVLQGWK; the protein is encoded by the coding sequence ATGTGCCCACAGAACGTACGGGTACCCGGCTGCTTGGTTCTGCCGTTGCTATGGCTGACGTTCGTTCTGCCTGCTAGCGCCGACGTTGCGAGTTACGATCCGAACCCCCCATTCCGGCTCGACCAGCTAAAGCCGGTCGAGGTCCGGGACGAGATTTCCCACCTCACCCTCAAGGCCTACCAGCCGAAGAATCCCTACAACATCCTCATCAACTACGAGCTGGGGATGCACTGCGTGGGGTTTGACATCTCCTACTGCTGCGTCATCCCTCCGTATAACTCCTTTCAAGCCCAGGCGGTCGAGTCCGGCCGAAACGGCAAGCGGCCGAAGCTGCTCTCCCCGGCCGATCAGGTCAAGCTCTACTACTTCCTGCGCGACAACAGCTATTCGGAAGGCAACAAGATGAAGTACTGGTCGGTCCTCAAGGACGTGAACGGCAACGGCACCATGTCCGACCCCGGGGACAACATGGCCAACTACGTCTGGGAGCATGTCTTCATCTACAAGGATCTCGAGGGGACTCTGCCCCCGGACTGGTCGATCCAGAAGAGGATTCACATCGGCAAGGACCTCGAGATCCCCATCGATGCGGGCCCCTCGGGCAAGCCGCTTGCGGGAGGGTACCTCGACTATGCCGGAGATCAAGGCGGGGACATCGTCTTCACCGATTCCCTGATCCCGGATGTGAAGAATGTCCGTTTGACCCTGACCGCGGCGAATGTCTGGGACGCGCTCGGCCTGCCCCTGACGGCATTCTACGACTCGACGAGGAAAGGCACCATCCGGAGCGTGACCAACGCAGATTTCCAACCCTACCAATATTCGACCGTTCAGCTACGGGACCAAGAGGGCAAGCCGATCCTCGCCGACGGGAAACCGGTCCAGTTCTTTGGCACCAACCCGGTCGACATTCCCAACTGCGTCCTCTGCCACTCCTCGGATGGCCGGGGGGCGAAGCTCTCCAAGCAAGCGGGCATGACCTTGTTCGAGAAGGAATACGATTACTGGAAAAGAAACTATCCCGACGAGTCCGAGTATATGGCGAGGCTCTCTTCCTCCTCCATCAACCTGCTCGAGATCCATGACAAGATGTTCCAGACGCAATTCCTCAAGGAGTACAATCCGAATGCGTCCTCGAACCGTCTCGGAAGCGTCGGGTCGGTCAACTGCGCCGACTGCCATGGCGACAATGTCTCTGGCAACCTCCAGGAACCGCGCCCGGGAGCGACCGGATATCCTACGACGAAAGCAAAGCCGCTCGCCCCGTCGATTCATGCGGCCCACGCGGCCTTCTTGGCCGATATGAACGACAAGGCGGGGAGAACGGTTTCCTGCCAGGCCTGCCACCCGACGCACTGGCAGAACCCGAAGAAGAACGACTTCGACACGAACCCGTTTCAGATCACCGACTCCTACGGAAACAACAAGTTCGCCGAGTCCGACCAGAGGATTGCGGGGGGTGGCTGCTATTTGCGAAGAGACGCCCACACCAACCCGCACGTTCAGCCGCCGTTCTTCCTCAACTCCCTGGGCAAATGGTATCTCGAGAACGTGAGCCTGCGGGATGAGAACGACAAGCCACTCCGTCAAATGAGGGGCCTGACCTGTACGAATTGCCACAACCAGCTTTCGATCGAGCTCTATGCCCGAGACGACCTGGACGACGTCGTCTCGCAAAAGGGAACGACCTTACGGAACAAGAGCGTAGAAGAGATCCGGAACGAGGTCGCCCGTGGAGAGGTCGAGCGCTTCCTGGAAATGGCCGATCCCAGGGTTCGGAACGGGAATAACCCCGTCTACGCCTATTACGCCGACCACAAGGGAGCCACTCTCGTCAAGGCTTCCAAGGATAAGGAAGGCCATCTCAAGCTCTTGCCGTGGAACGCGAGCGAAGGAGAGCCCGTTTCGTACGACAGCGCTTCGGGGGGAAGCGATTGGTGGCTCTCCGCCAGCGAACCCAAGTGCGCTACCTGTCACGCGGCCCCCTTCGTCGAAAGCGAAGGCGGGAAGTATTTTCCGATCGATCAACCCCACAAATATGCCCTCTACCGATACTCGAAGGCGCATGGCTCGCTCTCCTGCCAGTCTTGCCATGAATCGATCCACGGCCTCTACCCGGTCCGCTTCGAAGGAGACGAAAATACGGTCGACCTGACTACGCGTCAGGCCGCCTTGCAGTATTCTCCCGACGGCCGGTATGCCGGACCCGTCAGTTGCGCCGCCTGCCACACCGTCAACCAGAAAGGGGTGCCGACCCTGCTGGCGGGAACCGATTACGCCGACGACTACTGGGCATCGGTCGTTCTCTTGCACTACATGCGCGAGGGAGACGAGAAGCTGCCGGTACAGGAGCTTTTGCGCAAGTATCCGTACCGGGGCTCCCGGAACGTCGTTCTCCAAGGCTGGAAGTAG